The Vicia villosa cultivar HV-30 ecotype Madison, WI linkage group LG1, Vvil1.0, whole genome shotgun sequence genome includes a region encoding these proteins:
- the LOC131634775 gene encoding uncharacterized protein LOC131634775, whose translation MAKSASSLLQKLKGFIKKPWEITGPVSHPDYKSALPGALEYRVYCPATEKERAIIPTSLPETVYDIKYYTRDQRRNRPPSVRTIFKKADIEKLRKEATYDVADFPPIYPNVAVEEDLDARGGGYQA comes from the coding sequence ATGGCGAAATCCGCGTCTTCCCTATTGCAGAAGCTGAAGGGTTTCATCAAGAAGCCATGGGAGATAACCGGACCCGTTTCCCACCCGGACTACAAATCAGCATTACCCGGAGCACTCGAGTACCGTGTTTATTGCCCCGCCACCGAAAAAGAACGGGCTATTATTCCAACTTCCCTCCCCGAAACCGTGTACGACATCAAGTACTATACTCGTGATCAACGCCGTAACCGTCCTCCCTCTGTCCGCACCATCTTCAAGAAAGCCGATATCGAGAAACTCAGGAAGGAAGCTACCTATGACGTCGCCGATTTTCCCCCAATTTATCCTAACGTTGCTGTTGAGGAGGATTTGGATGCTCGCGGCGGCGGATATCAAGCATAG
- the LOC131604544 gene encoding transcription factor TCP17-like translates to MMIENSTGKGYYSEATKEEDENGTMKFSNKAIATSRQWTSSSRNPRIVRVSRSLGGKDRHSKVCTIKGLRDRRIRLSVPTAIQLYDLQDRLGLSQPSKVVDWLLEVTQSDIEKLPPLDFSTQQQTLRYSLQNPQQSSFSLGTGFYDHQFKGKEPENSAEKGNYYSSNYSSTGFPFPYTNNNLDPSSTLSLSQFGGYHGNLFQQNSNGSAMQFSSSSNLTVPNSSGNSQLLFCPPSVMPSSLFSPTQNAPSMESDFQRQFNHVQILNNSSSTSTLIPSLHLPINSPFRRNQTMPFINSKLLDSDHNNTRNG, encoded by the coding sequence ATGATGATAGAAAACTCAACTGGCAAAGGTTATTACAGTGAAGCaacaaaggaagaagatgaaaatggaacAATGAAATTCTCTAACAAAGCAATAGCTACCTCAAGACAATGGACATCGTCATCGAGAAATCCGAGAATCGTGAGAGTGTCGCGTTCTTTAGGAGGAAAAGACAGACACAGCAAAGTGTGCACAATTAAAGGATTGCGAGACCGTCGAATTAGGTTGTCTGTACCAACAGCAATTCAGTTATATGATCTTCAAGACAGGCTTGGTTTAAGTCAACCTAGTAAAGTTGTTGATTGGTTACTTGAAGTAACTCAATCTGATATTGAGAAGTTACCACCTCTTGATTTTAGTACTCAACAACAAACCCTAAGGTATAGTTTGCAGAATCCTCAACAATCAAGTTTTTCTCTTGGAACTGGTTTTTATGATCATCAATTCAAAGGTAAAGAGCCTGAAAATTCTGCAGAAAAGGGTAACTATTATAGTTCAAATTATTCATCAACTGGTTTTCCTTTTCCATATACTAATAACAACTTGGATCCTTCAAGTACTCTTTCATTATCACAATTTGGAGGCTATCATGGTAATTTATTTCAGCAAAACAGTAATGGAAGTGCTATGCAGTTTTCATCTTCTTCTAATTTGACAGTACCTAATTCATCAGGTAATTCACAGTTACTTTTTTGTCCTCCTTCTGTTATGCCATCATCACTTTTTAGTCCTACTCAGAATGCTCCATCCATGGAAAGTGATTTTCAAAGACAGTTCAACCATGTTCAGATCTTGAATAATTCTTCATCGACTAGTACTTTGATCCCGTCTCTTCATCTTCCAATCAATTCGCCTTTTAGACGCAACCAAACAATGCCGTTTATAAATTCCAAGCTTCTTGATTCAGATCATAATAACACCAGAAATGGATAG